The segment tgtcatagctccttTGGAGCAAACAGAGTGAGGACAATTGACACCAGTCGAGGATCTGGTCCCACATTTTAGCACATGCGATAACAAACCCTGGAGTGTCATAGGGCAAAATATTCTATTTGGTTCAATTTATGGAGCTTCCTCTCCGTATTGTTTTTTGGGATAATAATAGCACTTCAAAGAAGTTACCAACATCTGGCACATTTTTTCTGCAAGAAACACAGACCAAAGCCACACTCTTTacataaaggaaacaaaaataattgttaGCTATTTATGTTATGGATATGGTTCACATCTGGATTCGCTACAGGAGTGCAATCTAAacccaactcctgttgaagtccaCCATTGACTTCCAGGGGAACAGGGACCCTGGTAATGGGCTCCTCAAATGAGAATCCCCCCATACTGGGAATTGGCCCTCCAAACTCTTTTCAAGTTTCTTGCTTCTGATTCCATCAGTGGAAAGGAAAACAGAATCTGGATCAACATTTACATCTTCCTGTAACTTTAATGAAACATTTCTCCCTTAGGATCTCTGTTAACGAGACAGTTAGAATACAGAGGTCTATAGCCATAAAGACaacctgcaaagaaaaaaaaattgagcttgtgtcatttctttctttttttatgctGTATGAAGAAGGCCTTtgagtttgtttttgttctggagaagtgggggcagggagggagatttTCTATTGCTTTTAACCATTAAAAACGGGAACACTAGTGCAATTACCACAACAAGAAACAAGAGAGCGAAAGACGAGTCACTGAGACAGGAAGGTATTTTTAGTCATTCTATTAAGAACTTTGTTTACTTTTAATACTCAAGTCCAACACCCAATACACACCTTGTCAGTTAAGGTGAAGGAGCTCATAATATATATCTATCAAGACCCCTCCCCCATGTGAAGCTCTCCAGCAAAACCAGATTTGATAGATCTTCTATTTCCATGGTAAAATGCAAGCAGAAAAAAACCTGGAGGTTAGGTGGCAGGGGGAAGACTCAAGAAACCTTTCAGGTCCTTAAACAttataaaaaccaaaaatggACACAAGTGGAACTAAAAAAATCCTTTGCAGGTTGCCTTTCAAATAGGCATACGGTTGCAAAAAGTACTGttattttcttctgtttcatCTGACTGTCCTAAATTATAGTGCAAGATTCAAGCACCAGGACCACAAATGTTATACTAGAAAGTGGCAAGGAATTAATCTATCTTCAGAGTTTTCTACAGACTCATCCTGGTTGTATCTAAGCCCTGTCACTGCAATGCTTGGGGAAAAGAGTATATTTCCACTTGCTGCATGCATACATTACTCCCATTAAGTGTACTGGGATAATGTGTCTGCTTTGGATGAATATACACTCTGCTGTCTCTGGATATTGCAGTTTCCATTTATGCAAAGTCATGCAATAAACCCAAGAGAGATCTGAAGACGGCAGCCAGAAAACCATATAGAAATAAAACTAACCTGACCCTACACCACATCTCTTATTATGCCAGATATTTAACTTCAGGCTCTTACCTGGAGCAGTTTTGTAAGCCACCGTTCTGGTGGGCAGTGGAGGTGCGCTCTTTGCGATGGGACTCTGTGCCATCTGTAGACCTTGCCTCTGTCTCTTCAATTCCTCCTCTCGTTCCTGGGCTGCTCTGATCTCTTCTTCTATCATGGACAAAGTCCGCTGTTTTCTTGACCTTAGCTTAAAAGGACCCATGGTCACCTCGGGCTCTTGTGTAGCCAGGATGGAAGCAGTGCTTCTAAGCTCGGCTGCCTCAGAGTACTTGCTAAAATAGCTGACCTCCTGCCTGTTTTCCTCCACGATGAATGGCTGGCTGGTGGGGGATACAGAAGATTGCTGTGACGTCTTCCCTTCCCTGAGTCCTGAGTCTTCATTTCTTGAAGTCTTTGGTATTGTATCCTTTTTTTCTTGAACAGGAGAAGACACCTGAGGTGGCTCAAACGTTGTGCTCTGCTCCTTCTCACAACATGGCGCTGTGCTGACTTCTTCCTGGTCTTTGACAGAGTTCTTCTGCTCCGCTTTGTCTGTCGCTGGTTTAGAGCCTGTTTTGTCAGCTTGCTCAGCTATGGCTTGTTGAATTGCATTTTGAACTAGTAGGCCAGCGTGGTAGTCCAGCTGGTCATCAACCAGCATGGAGTCTAGCAATGTGGAGGAAGGGGAATAAAAGCCATGGTCACTAAATGACTTGGAAACACCTACCCGGCACTCTGAGGGGGTGTCCGTTTGGGGGGTCTGGGGTAGAGAGAAATCGGCAAGTGAATTTTCTTGGAGGGGATTCATAGTCTCATTAGAAGCACCACTGTCACTGATATTATCCATGCTGAAATCATTGGACAGTGTTTCCAAGACTGTGGTATCCTGAGATCTCACCGACAATTCATCCAAACCAGAGTCCAGCTCCTCTGGAGGAGAAGACACATTGACCGACCTCGAAAACTGATCTAAAATGCCAGGGTCATCGTCCTTCACCACCATGAAGACTGCTCTCGCACTCATGAATTCACTGTCATCTGCCCACAATTTTGTGGTCTGTCCAGTCTTTGAGGTATCACTGTAAGACAATTCTCTTACTGGGTCAGTTGGACTACTTTGAATATTTCTAGGATGACCCTCTGAGACACAGGAGACCTTCTGAGCTTTTACAATGGTTATATCATTATTCTCAAGCGGCACAGAAGCAGGTCTTGTCATGGAAACTGTTGGTCTGTCTACTTGCGATGGGCCAATGGGTTTGTAGAAGGGCTTGACAGAGAACATTCTGGGTGCCCCTGATCTCTTTGGTGCAATCTGGCTGTTAGCCTGACCTGAATTTTCCATTAACTGAAACTGTTTCCTGGCCGCTGAAAAATCTATCTGTTCTGTGACAATATCTTCTTTTTTAACACAGCCTGGCTCAGGAGGCACAAAGGAATAGGCCACCTGTTTTGGCGACGTTGGTGTTGTGCCttgttgctgctgcctctccttgcgTTCCTTGTACTTCTTGTGGGACTCTAGATGTTCTTCATCTAACTGCTCCTCCAGTGTCTTTTCTTGGGGTGGGTTCCACCATTTGGCTGCGATGCCAGGATTTTTCTTTACCGCTTGGCTTTTAATAAGCTCCCTTCTTTCCTTTTCAAGTTCAATAATTTCCTCTGATGGCCTCACTTTCCGGACGCTGTACTTCTCCTTCTCGTTATCATCATCGAAGAGCTTGGATGGCTTCTTTTCTTCCTGGAAGGCTCGCAGTTCAAACTTAGCCTCTTTCTTAATAGTAGTTAAGGTTAGTTCTCCATCCTTGGAGGATCTTCTGGAACTTGCTGAGGAACTTGGACTCGCCGGCATTTTTAGATTGCCACAAAGCTCCTCTTTCTGTCCATCTGAAGAATGGCCATTAGGTTTCAGCTTCTCAGCCATTACATTGGTTTCATTCGGTTCAGTGACTGGGGATGCTTGCCTGCCAGCTATTATGATGTCCTTTTCATTGGGTACTGACTCACTGTTAACATGAACAGATGGACCAGAGGCATCCACAATGATTGCACTTGGCTCAGGGGAGCATGTCCCATTGAAGGGGTTATCTGCAGCAGAATCACAGCAGTTGGCCTCCAGCACTTCATCTAGATATCTGATCTCTTTAGCAACTTCACTGTCCAGGGATTCATGCCTGTCCTCAAGGCCATTGTGACTGGCAACAGGCGAAAAGAAGTGGGTTGGATTGTCTGCAGGTTGTGTTGAAGCCACCACAGTGATGTTTTTATGTTCCGAGACTGGGACTTCAATTTccattttctcttcctttgctGCAAGTACGCTAACAGGCTCCGGGAACTTGGCACAATTTCGGTCTTTGTCTTTTCTCAACCTGATGTCATCCTCAGGGATTCTGGACGATTTCTAAAAGGAAAGAGAACAAAACCATGGTAAAGTCCTATGAAGAGAGATTTTCTTTTATGCAGAAAGCCAAGAGCAAAAATAGTAAACACCATCTGGAAAGCAAATCCTAGTGTTTCCTAAAGTTAAGATTAAAGCAGCCATATGCAGTGAGGGAAGGAAAGACAAATCAATAATGCTTTTATACTAAAGAATATACATCTTATAATAACTTGGAAGAGATATTGCAGCAACAGCAAAACCGTCCTTTAAATATCTCCCATCTGGATACCATACACCCTTTCTGATCATTTTATACAAGCGCTCAAGATTTTCGCTGAAATTTTAGCTTTGGGCTTCCACGTCACCAAAGGCgtgacagatttttttaatgccAGCACTACCACTTAGCACTTAGTACTTTTCAGTTCATCCCTTGAAAGAGCTTTATAAGAATAAATTACCCCTGCGCAGTCGATTCCAGTTCCTAATTTACAGATACATACGTTAAAGCACAGAAAGGTcagatgacttgcccaagagtCACAGAGTGAGTAAGTAGCATAAGCTGACTTTAGAACTCAGAGCCTCTGCTTCCCAGTCCCCCAAACGATGTCCACTGGGTCAATTCTTGCCTGATACAATGCCACTGACTGCAACGAATGATTTTAAACAACATAATAAATACAGTTCCTATTCTGGAATGGGCCAGAGTCTGAATCTCTTCTTCAGGCAAGGATTCAACCTGAATttcatgggactactcacaggagTAAAGTTTTCAGGAACAGGCTTTGCTCATCTTTTAATTTTAGCAAATCAAGGGAGAATACATGAATTCCTAGATTTATTAAAACCCAGCAAAAAACAGTCGGTGTTATCAAAAGCAGGGTATTTTtgaaatcctttttttttaaagtacaggaATTTGGCAAATCATCATTGCAATCTGAAAACAGACTCAATCCTAAAGTGGCATTTCTGTTCACTCTGTCTAGAATATTACATACAGAAAAGTGACCTATTAGTCCCTTTGAGGAATCTGGCCTTTCCCCCCACTTGTGCTTTTGCAGAGTGGCTGCTGAGGCAATGGTTTCAAAAATCACTAATAAAACTGTAGACCACAGTGCAGATCCACAATGTTCCCTATTGTCAGCTCGCGAATCTCACTGCTACTGCTGTCATTTGTCATGTCTGCTATTGAGAAATACCCCAGCAGGAAGCTCTCAGCTAGAAACTCAAATACTGGTTTGCTTGGGGGCCCAAATAACGGCAACACATATAGGCTGGAGTGGGAGCTGCAGACAGCCGGCACTTTGCAGGACTGTGTCCTAAAATAATAGCTCTGTTTTTCAAGAACCTTTGAAGAGGTTTTGTTCACAACAGAAAGCAACAAATATATGAGCCAACAGCTGAAAGTCATGTAAATTTTAAAGTAACTGTCGAGTTTGGCGATCAGATATTTTCTGCTTTTTAACTGTATTTAAGtaggaaggaattttttaaaaagatcttttgtttgtttatttgttgtgCACAACCAAGTTGGACTGGTCTTACTTTCATTAGGTCTCAGTTCACTTTCTGAACCAATATACTAACCTAACAAAGattttaaactgaagtgtctaaaattcctttttaaaaacaattttattttgtacATGTTACAAATCTAAACTTGCGTCTATTGCTTTTGCTCAGTGTGACATAGTACTGGTATCCTAAATAGGGGTCTACTTAAATTGCGGAGAAATCACCTTTTCCGTAGGTTGGTCACGGCATAAATAGCAAATTTGGTGGATGTGTTCATACAGGATATTCCAGGCCACCCGTActtctgtcctgctgctggcagcaatgctaccttcagagctgggtgcccagccagcagccgccactttccagctgcccagctctaaaggcagcacagaagtaagggtggcaataccgcgaccCCCCTAaaacaatagccagatttcacggggggaggggagaacacacaccagatttcatggtccatgatgtgtttttcatggccatgaattgcTAGGGCCCGAATCATAAATGCTGATTTGCCTCAGATACAAAACGACATTAAAGAGGAGCAAATCCGGAAGCCCTGATGCAGGCAAAACTCTCAGATTTATACCAGGGGCGAGTAGGTTCGGTTGGAGCAGGATGCAGAATCCTCTGTTGGTGAATTCCTTCACCACAGGAAAATCCTCAGCTCCTGCCTTATAGCTGTTTTAAATCCCCTTTGCATCACTGCAGCAGCGCAAAGGAGACTTACAAGGGGATGAAGATCTGGACCTGACTCTTACCACAAAGAATCTAGGCAGCAGCACCAGTCTCTGGAACCCAATAAAGATGATTCCAAACTAACCATCTACCACATTTAACTATCAATGAACTATGGGAAAGTCTGGATCCAGAACCGAATTTTGTGGCCCTGGCCTATCTCTACTCAGGAACCAGTAGGGGACCCTTTTTCTAAAAGAAGTCCAATTTCTCTACTCCTTGTATCAGCACATATGGCACAGAACATTTCTACAACCAACAGGACTGACAGCTTTTCCAAAGCTATAACTCTAGCAATGACATTTGTATTAACTCATAACTTTTGTTTCGTCTTGTGTAACTATTACAGGTAAATTAACTTcctagtagggctgtcaagcaattgaAAAAAGGAATTaagattaatcatgctgttaaacaataacagactacaatttatttaaatatttgtggacgTTTTccacatttccaaatatattgatttcaattacaacacagaatacaaagtgtacagtgcgcactttatatttatttttgattacaaatatttacactgtaaaaaacaaaaatactatttttcaattcacctaatacaaataatatagtgcaatctctttatcatgaaagttgaacttagaaatgtagaattatgttcaaaaaaataactgcactcaaaaataaaacattgtaaaactttagagcctacaagtccactcagtcctacttcttgttcaactaatcaagtttgttcacatttgctggagataatgctgcctgcttcttgtttacaatgttacctaaAAGTGataacaggtgtttgcatggcactgttgtagccactgtctcaagatatttatgtgccagatgtgctaaagattcatatgcctttcatgcttcaacaacccttccagaggacatgcgtccatgcttgataacaatccaaagcagtgcggacggacgcatgttcattttcatcatctgagccagatgccaccagcagaaggttgattgtctcttttggtggtttgggttctgtagtttccgcatcggagtgttgctctttgaagacttctgaaaacatgctccacgcctcatccctctcagattttggttAAGCCTCTTCGCATCTCTTAACCgtacctctctgagccttagcacgcctgtctctcactgtgggtcccctcagggagtccacttgctctggacccccggggcctcaactcccagagggaataatgcaaccctgttGTCTAGATTGGAGCGACTCTCAGCCGAAACACTGCAgccatctttagaaatctcacattggtagcttttttgcgttttgtcaaatctgcagtgaaagtgttcttaaaacgaacacctatgtgctgggtcatcatctgagactgctataacatgaaatatacggcagaatgTTGGTAAAACACAGctggagacatacagttctcccgcaaggagctcagtcacaaatttaattaacgctttttttttttaacgagtgtcatcagcatagaagcacgtcctctggaatggtggccgaagtgtgaaggggcatacgaacgtttagcatgtctggcacgtaaataccttgcagtgatgcctgttctcactttcaggtgacattgtaaataagaagcaggaagcattatgtcccgtaaatgcaaacaaacttgtttgtcttagctattGGATGTACAGGAAGgaggactgagaggacttgtagactctaaagttttacatttttttttttagtgcagttatgtaacaaaaaaaaaatctacatttgtaagttgcactttcatgataaaaagattgcactacagtacttgtaggagggtaactgaaaaatgctatttctttgtttataatttttacggtgcaaatatttgtaataaaaataataatacaaagtgagcactgtacactttgtattctgtgttgtaactgaaatcaatatatttgaaaatgtaaaaaaaatccaaaaaaaataTAATACGTTTCAATAGGCATTCTATTGCTTaaaagtgcgattaattgcaattaatttcttttaatcacaattaatctttTGGGGtaaatcgtgtgagttaactgcgattaatcgacagccctacttcctagtaacatgaaggggcataggtCACTGCCAAAGACATGCAGAACTATCAGCGATATGAAACAGACAAGGTAATACATGGCTCAAGGCTCTGACTCCATTCTTTTATTAGGGTAAATCTTGCTCTGGTTGACACATGGATGCAAAGGCAGAGACATTGCTTGTTGGTGAATCCTGTGCAAAAGGAACTCTATAGGGACCAGAGCAGGATTCCTTGCAGTGACTGGAGAGATGCAGTGTGGGGCACATTTTGCTGCCCCTCTGAGCAGAAAGTATTCCCACTATATGCTTCCTTCCGACTACAGCATATATGCTAGCTGGCTTTCGGTTTCTACACACTCAACCACCAGTAGACAATGCCTCACCTGAAGACAGGATGTTGTAATGAATCAGCATGCTGCACATAACAGATCCAATCACGAGATAAATCACACACTCCTGCAGAGCTGAGACAAGGGCCAATTTACACTATTCCTTTCAATAATACCTCAGTGAAAGGATCATTCAGATGAGAGCGTTATATTGTCCATAAAAGATTTacactgaagcaggtctatttcCTTCAAGGTACAGTATCAGTTGGTGTTCAAACTGtatatattgtttcatattctatttttgtttgcaaattatttttaGCGCATGGAACAAAAGGTCAAGAACGATTTTATTGCTCACTTACATAACCTTAATTAGTAAAAACTCATCCTCTAATCACAGCCACAACCCACAACGCATAATTAGGTAGTTATATGTATATGCAGTAATTAGGCCATGCAATTATGGCAGTACATAATGACCTAAGTACAAGAGACTGTATAATTAGTACCATGAATGTAATTATGTAATAATGCATCTATTTACACAGTAAAACAAATAAGAGGCTATTCAGGAAAAGTAATAATTACAAGTCTCTGTCATGGATTAGTAGTGATTGAGGGAGAAGTGGGAAGAAATGGCTGATTTTCAGCATGGGAGAGAAgccagtccaaaaaaaaaaaaaaaaaggtggtggtggggaattctGATGCTTTTTTCTGCGGTGTTTTCTCCACAGAATGTGGACAAATTTCAACCAAATCTAGTTAACAGTGTGGTGTCCTGGAGATCAGTGTTAGAACCAGTAGTCAAGATATTTATTAATTATCTTGAGGACATAGTGAACAGTGGCTGGCAAAATTTGCCGCTGACACCTGAGAATATTAAGGGGAGTCCTCAATGATCCAGTAAAACAGTTTGGGGATGAACATTTAGCTGGTTAGAGGCCGGTATGGAAGAAGGGGAATGGAGAGAGAGCGTCACAGACAACGTCATACTAAGCCACCCAGGACTGTTGCCATCTGGCAGAAAGAAGGAGGGGTGCTGGGATTTCCACCATAGTAATGTCCTGACCCTGCCTGGAAGTCCAGACTTTTCCATCACGTGTGGAAAATGTGTAGCTCCATCACCTTCTTGCTGCTGGAAGGGAGAAAGAGCTTTCTCTTTTTCTACTTTCTTCAGAGCCCCTGGCTTCTATGAGTAGGGACAGTCTGTAAGTGGAGAGAGCTTTTGTTTGAACCTAACTACAGACAATGCTGTAGCGTTAAAGGTCTCCACACACTATTAACACAGACTTACACTTCTCAGGAGACATGATGATATTTACCGGCCCTGTGCACATGCCTCCTTGTTTTTTAAGGCAGATGTATCGGGGTAACCAGTGTCATTCCTACAGCACTGCAGAACTTTGGTAAAGTGCAATTATTAGCTTCTTAGGAAATCATTAGCATGTTTCCTCCTTTGTTGAATTCCTCATCTACAAAGTGTAAGTGTTTGGGAGCagttcatttaggaaaaaaaggTGGGAGTAGAGCTAGAGAGACCCATTGAATACATTGccagctctctctcttttgtttgaCTCAACAGAAAATGTGTAAGCAGACGGAGTGGGAGGCAATCCTTCCAACCCACAGAAACATTGCCCTTAAACAATGACATTTAAGGAAAATTAATTAGCACCATAATTGGCCATGAACTACATCACTATCGTTAATATATCTACCAGCTTGAAAGAGCTGAAACAACACAGTTTCACCATTGAGCATCTCTCTCGTGGCTGCTTCCTGGCCATATGTCAGGGCCTGTTCTCTACTGTCACCCTCCTTGACCTCTTGGCAACTTTAGACACTGTCAAACCCTCCTTATTTCTTGAAATTTTGTCCTTTATTGGCTTTTGTGGCTCTGTCTTCTCCATTTTCTTCCTGCCTCGCTGGTCTCTCTGTCAGTGTCTCCTTTGGTGGGTCATCCTCCTCCCCTCATCTACCTTCTCTGGGTGTCTCTTAAGGCTCTGTCCTGGGCCtccatctcttctccctctgtACAGCCACCCTCAGTACTCTTATCCGTAGGTATGGCTTTAACTGCCATTTTTATACGGATGACTCTCAAATCTACCGCTCTGCTGATCTCCCTTCACCTAATCTAGTTTCTTGGCCTGTCTTTGTAATACTTCTTTGTGCATGTCCAACCATCGTCATAAACTCAACAACGCCAAATTTGAGCTCTTGATCTCCCAaacccttccctctcccaccttccTCTATTGCCATGGATATGCCATCATCCCAGTCAGTCAGACCTGTAACCCGGGCAACATTTTCCACTCCAGGACTGTCACTGTGCCCACACATTAAGGCCATTTCTAAATCTTATGACTTTCTTATATGACATCTCCAAAATTTGGCCTTTCCTCTCTGTCCACACAACCACAACTTTCAGCCACATCCTCGCCATTTCACATCtggcttttcctcctcctccctgctggctTTGACTACTGCAAAGTTGCTTCAGTCAAGTctgttcaaaatgctgctgctactAAAGTCACCTGCTTGGCTCATTGCTCTGACCACATCAGCCTcatctttgaatccctccactggatTCCCCCCTTTACTTCCACATAAAATACAAGCTTCTCGCcttttccattccaggctcttTGGAACTTAGCTCCATCCTGCCCTGCTGATCTACTAACCTATTGCAATGTTGACCCTGCCTTCCCTCAGTCAACCTGCCCAGCCTTTACTGTCCACCAGTTAGTGTCTGCCTTAAACACtcccaggctctctcccatgcagAGTCAAACAGAACTCGTCTCTCCCAagtgccagtccagtgcctttACCACGCTCTACCTTATGCCATAGGTATAGGCATGACTTAAAGCAGTTGCCTAGGCTTCCAGAGCTtcagagtggtcagtttggatgagctattaccagcaggagagtgagtttgtgtgtgtatgggggtggggggatgagaaaatctggatttgtgctggaaatggcccaccttgattatcatgcacattgtagggagagtggtcactttggataagctattaccagcgggagagtgagtgtgtgtgtgtgtgtttttgggggtgtgtgtgtgagaaaacctggatttgtgctggaaatggcccaccttgattttcatacacattgtaaggagagtggtcactttggataagctattaccagcaggagagtgagtttgtgtgtgtggtttttggaggggggttggggggggtgagaaaacctggatttgtgctggaaatggcccaccttgattatcatacacattgtaaagagagtggtcactttggatgggctactaccagcaggagagtgagtttgtgtgtgtgtggggggggcggagggtgagaaaacctggatttgtgctggaaatggcccaacttgattatcatacacattgtaaggagagtgatcactttagataagctattatcagcaggagagtggggtgggaggaggtattgtttcatggtctctgtgtatataatgtcttctgcagtttccacagtatgcatccgatgaagtgagctgtagctcatgaaagcttatgctcaaataaattggttagtctctaaggtgccacaagtactccttttctttttgcgaatacagactaacacggctgttactctgaaaccagggataGTACTGTAAACA is part of the Caretta caretta isolate rCarCar2 chromosome 5, rCarCar1.hap1, whole genome shotgun sequence genome and harbors:
- the PALM2AKAP2 gene encoding PALM2-AKAP2 fusion protein isoform X7; translated protein: MEIEVPVSEHKNITVVASTQPADNPTHFFSPVASHNGLEDRHESLDSEVAKEIRYLDEVLEANCCDSAADNPFNGTCSPEPSAIIVDASGPSVHVNSESVPNEKDIIIAGRQASPVTEPNETNVMAEKLKPNGHSSDGQKEELCGNLKMPASPSSSASSRRSSKDGELTLTTIKKEAKFELRAFQEEKKPSKLFDDDNEKEKYSVRKVRPSEEIIELEKERRELIKSQAVKKNPGIAAKWWNPPQEKTLEEQLDEEHLESHKKYKERKERQQQQGTTPTSPKQVAYSFVPPEPGCVKKEDIVTEQIDFSAARKQFQLMENSGQANSQIAPKRSGAPRMFSVKPFYKPIGPSQVDRPTVSMTRPASVPLENNDITIVKAQKVSCVSEGHPRNIQSSPTDPVRELSYSDTSKTGQTTKLWADDSEFMSARAVFMVVKDDDPGILDQFSRSVNVSSPPEELDSGLDELSVRSQDTTVLETLSNDFSMDNISDSGASNETMNPLQENSLADFSLPQTPQTDTPSECRVGVSKSFSDHGFYSPSSTLLDSMLVDDQLDYHAGLLVQNAIQQAIAEQADKTGSKPATDKAEQKNSVKDQEEVSTAPCCEKEQSTTFEPPQVSSPVQEKKDTIPKTSRNEDSGLREGKTSQQSSVSPTSQPFIVEENRQEVSYFSKYSEAAELRSTASILATQEPEVTMGPFKLRSRKQRTLSMIEEEIRAAQEREEELKRQRQGLQMAQSPIAKSAPPLPTRTVAYKTAPGKIEKIRPPPSPTTEGPLSQSDLLPDEAAGSQRPKNLMQTLMEDYETHKTKRRERMDDSSYTSKLLSNKVTSEVLEATRVNRRKSALALRWEAGIYANQEENE
- the PALM2AKAP2 gene encoding PALM2-AKAP2 fusion protein isoform X1, with the translated sequence MAEAELHKERLQAIAAKRKRQTEIEGKRQQLEDQILQLQHFKSKALREKWLLQGIPAGSAEEEEARRRQSEEDELKVKRLEDNIHRLEQEIETLESEESQISAKEQIILEKLKETEKSFEDFQKSFSHQDGDAVNYIYSQIPELPTLYSRTAEPVPGWDGSSRVPALYAMEINVEKDKQTGETKILSASPIGPEGTHQRGFKVYDDGTKVVYEVHSGSTVVENGVHKLSSKDVGELIQKAGQSSVRGEYEMTVSARNVIADGNLSHVKEQMLFKEAKLEMVHTPSKGNSGNPQHQAKISGDEVPEASMDQPVTMIFMGYQNIDDEEETKKVLGYDETIKAELVLIDEDDEKSLREKTVTDVSTMDGNAAELVSGRPVSDTTEPSSPEGKEESLPMEPVPGVKGMAVLPKDGRGSCSCESPETAVTGMKSSRIPEDDIRLRKDKDRNCAKFPEPVSVLAAKEEKMEIEVPVSEHKNITVVASTQPADNPTHFFSPVASHNGLEDRHESLDSEVAKEIRYLDEVLEANCCDSAADNPFNGTCSPEPSAIIVDASGPSVHVNSESVPNEKDIIIAGRQASPVTEPNETNVMAEKLKPNGHSSDGQKEELCGNLKMPASPSSSASSRRSSKDGELTLTTIKKEAKFELRAFQEEKKPSKLFDDDNEKEKYSVRKVRPSEEIIELEKERRELIKSQAVKKNPGIAAKWWNPPQEKTLEEQLDEEHLESHKKYKERKERQQQQGTTPTSPKQVAYSFVPPEPGCVKKEDIVTEQIDFSAARKQFQLMENSGQANSQIAPKRSGAPRMFSVKPFYKPIGPSQVDRPTVSMTRPASVPLENNDITIVKAQKVSCVSEGHPRNIQSSPTDPVRELSYSDTSKTGQTTKLWADDSEFMSARAVFMVVKDDDPGILDQFSRSVNVSSPPEELDSGLDELSVRSQDTTVLETLSNDFSMDNISDSGASNETMNPLQENSLADFSLPQTPQTDTPSECRVGVSKSFSDHGFYSPSSTLLDSMLVDDQLDYHAGLLVQNAIQQAIAEQADKTGSKPATDKAEQKNSVKDQEEVSTAPCCEKEQSTTFEPPQVSSPVQEKKDTIPKTSRNEDSGLREGKTSQQSSVSPTSQPFIVEENRQEVSYFSKYSEAAELRSTASILATQEPEVTMGPFKLRSRKQRTLSMIEEEIRAAQEREEELKRQRQGLQMAQSPIAKSAPPLPTRTVAYKTAPGKIEKIRPPPSPTTEGPLSQSDLLPDEAAGSQRPKNLMQTLMEDYETHKTKRRERMDDSSYTSKLLSNKVTSEVLEATRVNRRKSALALRWEAGIYANQEENE